One genomic segment of Meiothermus sp. QL-1 includes these proteins:
- a CDS encoding alkaline phosphatase, with amino-acid sequence MKRRDLLKAGVAAGALAALSAQAQSAQANQPGILVRARNLIFFAYDGMGWEDYAIAQFYARRVLGRPLALERFLATGVSGLQNTHSLTSFVTESSAASNAWSTGVKTVNGGLAIHIDGRPLTPIFALAKQQGKAVGVVTTATVTHATPAGFLVTNPDRNAEEQIAEQYLEFGAQVYLGGGQRFFDPAVRRDKKDMYAAYAAKGYGVVRTLAELQASNASKLLGVFSSSHVPYEIDRRFQGVAVPSLAEMTRAALPRLAAHSKGFVLQVEAARIDHANHLNDAATTLWDILAADEALEVVMNFVDQNPDTLLIIGSDHGCGAPALYGTGPSYRLSSEGIDLLKNEKASFEFMQARLGNQPTPEAIAELFRTLKGVALTPEQAQAAAAAVTQRTYLPDAVRYGIQPANTFSWVMRQTEANRVNRANIGWNSGQHTATPTLFGVYGRGVHTARVGLIDNTYNFTLMTRALGIRFQNPVMSEQEALEVLKTRAQAPILHPEDVLA; translated from the coding sequence GTGAAACGCAGAGACTTGCTCAAAGCTGGCGTAGCCGCCGGGGCCCTGGCGGCCCTCTCGGCCCAGGCTCAAAGCGCCCAGGCCAATCAGCCCGGCATCCTAGTCCGCGCGCGCAACCTGATTTTCTTTGCCTATGACGGAATGGGCTGGGAGGACTACGCCATCGCCCAGTTCTACGCCCGGCGGGTGCTAGGCCGCCCACTGGCCCTGGAGCGCTTCCTGGCCACCGGGGTTAGCGGTCTGCAAAACACCCACAGCCTCACCAGCTTCGTCACCGAGTCGAGCGCGGCCTCCAACGCCTGGAGCACCGGGGTCAAGACAGTAAACGGCGGCCTGGCCATCCACATCGATGGGCGCCCGCTCACCCCCATCTTCGCCCTGGCCAAGCAGCAGGGTAAGGCCGTGGGGGTGGTCACCACCGCCACCGTGACCCATGCCACCCCGGCGGGCTTCCTGGTCACCAACCCCGACCGCAACGCCGAGGAACAGATTGCGGAGCAGTACCTGGAGTTCGGGGCCCAGGTCTACTTGGGGGGCGGGCAGCGCTTCTTCGACCCCGCGGTGCGGCGCGACAAAAAGGACATGTACGCGGCCTACGCGGCCAAGGGCTACGGGGTGGTCCGGACCCTGGCCGAACTGCAGGCCTCCAACGCCTCCAAGCTGCTCGGGGTGTTCAGCAGCAGCCACGTGCCCTACGAAATCGACCGCCGCTTCCAGGGCGTAGCGGTGCCCAGCCTGGCCGAGATGACCCGCGCCGCCCTGCCCCGGTTGGCCGCGCACAGCAAGGGCTTCGTGCTGCAAGTGGAGGCGGCCCGCATCGACCACGCCAACCACCTCAACGATGCCGCCACCACCCTCTGGGACATCCTGGCCGCCGATGAGGCCCTGGAGGTGGTGATGAACTTCGTGGACCAGAACCCCGACACCCTCCTCATCATAGGTTCTGACCACGGCTGCGGCGCACCGGCTTTGTATGGGACCGGGCCCTCGTACCGCCTGAGCAGCGAGGGAATCGACCTCCTCAAGAACGAGAAGGCCTCCTTCGAGTTCATGCAGGCCCGGCTGGGCAACCAGCCCACCCCTGAGGCCATCGCCGAGCTCTTCCGCACCCTGAAAGGGGTGGCCCTCACCCCGGAGCAGGCCCAGGCCGCAGCGGCTGCTGTCACCCAGCGGACCTACCTGCCCGATGCGGTGCGCTACGGTATCCAGCCCGCCAACACCTTCTCCTGGGTCATGCGCCAGACCGAAGCCAACCGGGTCAACCGGGCCAACATCGGCTGGAACTCGGGCCAGCACACCGCCACCCCCACCCTCTTCGGCGTCTATGGGCGCGGCGTGCACACCGCCCGCGTTGGGCTCATCGACAACACCTACAACTTCACCCTGATGACCCGGGCCCTGGGCATCCGCTTCCAGAACCCGGTGATGAGCGAGCAGGAGGCCCTGGAAGTGCTCAAGACCCGCGCCCAGGCCCCCATCCTGCACCCCGAAGACGTGCTGGCCTGA
- a CDS encoding PhoX family phosphatase encodes MIELEKEYRPENHVGGRSPATCHWKCGDACAQPILNQSENTYLRDVVEEALSRRGFLAASLGGLFILAGVSNLARAQGSSLRFKPIGLSTEDRVIVPEGYTTNVVIRWGDPIGRGARRFNVNDWDARSQEQAFGYNCDYISWLPLPGYASGNSARAILWANHEYTNPELMFPGYKQGSPTKEQVDIELAAHGGTAVEVRRASDGSIYYLPVSVYNRRITATTPMELTGPAAGHPLLQTKADPTGRRVLGMLNNCAGGTTPWGTILTAEENFNQYFAGLNALPDGLVKRSHARYGLPGGNSSRRWELFYERFDLTKEPNEPFRHGWIVEIDPYDPTSTPKKRTALGRFKHEGAEATVAPSGQVVLYMGDDERFDYLYKFVTKGRFNPSDRKANMNLLDEGTLYVARFNADGTGVWLPLVHGNGPLTAANGFNSQADVLIHTRLAADLLGATKMDRPEDVERNPVTGAVYAVMTNNSRRTPAQVDAANPRPDNRHGHIIEILEAGNDPTSTTFRWALFLVAGEPSDPSTYFAGFPKDKVSTFSCPDNITFDQAGNMWIATDGQDSSLRKNDGVFAVPTQGPERGYVRQFMSAPVGAEVCGPIFTPDNKNFFAGIQHPGEGGTLEKPVSTWPDGTNVPRPSVVAVRKLDGGIIGG; translated from the coding sequence ATGATCGAGCTCGAGAAGGAGTACCGTCCGGAGAACCATGTGGGTGGACGCTCCCCCGCGACCTGCCACTGGAAGTGCGGCGATGCTTGTGCTCAGCCCATCCTGAACCAAAGCGAGAACACCTACCTGCGCGATGTGGTGGAGGAGGCTCTGTCCCGCCGGGGGTTCCTGGCGGCGAGCCTGGGTGGGCTTTTCATCCTGGCGGGGGTCTCCAACCTGGCCCGGGCCCAGGGCAGCAGCCTCAGGTTCAAGCCCATTGGCCTTTCCACCGAGGACCGGGTCATTGTGCCCGAGGGCTACACCACCAACGTGGTGATCCGCTGGGGCGACCCCATTGGGCGGGGGGCCCGGCGTTTCAACGTCAACGACTGGGACGCCCGCTCGCAGGAGCAGGCCTTTGGCTACAACTGCGACTACATCTCCTGGCTGCCCCTGCCGGGCTATGCCTCGGGCAACTCGGCCCGGGCCATCCTCTGGGCCAACCACGAGTACACCAACCCCGAGCTGATGTTCCCCGGCTACAAGCAAGGCAGCCCCACCAAGGAGCAGGTGGACATCGAGCTGGCGGCCCACGGGGGAACGGCGGTAGAGGTGCGCCGGGCTAGCGACGGCAGCATCTACTACCTGCCGGTTTCGGTCTACAACCGCCGCATCACCGCCACCACCCCCATGGAGCTCACCGGTCCTGCCGCCGGCCACCCCCTGCTGCAGACCAAGGCCGACCCCACCGGGCGCCGGGTGCTGGGCATGCTCAACAACTGCGCCGGTGGAACCACTCCCTGGGGCACCATCCTGACTGCCGAGGAGAACTTCAACCAGTACTTCGCCGGCCTCAACGCCCTGCCCGACGGGCTGGTCAAGCGCAGCCATGCCCGTTACGGGCTGCCGGGGGGCAACAGCAGCCGGCGCTGGGAGCTCTTCTACGAGCGCTTTGACCTGACCAAGGAGCCCAACGAGCCTTTCCGGCACGGCTGGATCGTGGAGATTGACCCCTACGACCCCACCTCCACCCCCAAGAAGCGCACCGCCCTGGGCCGCTTCAAGCACGAGGGGGCCGAGGCCACCGTGGCCCCCAGCGGTCAGGTGGTGCTCTACATGGGCGATGATGAGCGCTTTGACTACCTGTACAAGTTTGTCACCAAGGGCCGCTTCAACCCCAGCGACCGCAAGGCCAACATGAACCTTCTGGACGAGGGTACGCTCTACGTGGCCCGCTTCAACGCCGACGGCACCGGGGTCTGGCTGCCCCTGGTGCACGGCAACGGTCCCCTGACCGCGGCCAACGGCTTCAACAGCCAGGCCGACGTACTTATCCACACCCGCCTGGCCGCCGACCTGCTGGGTGCCACCAAGATGGACCGGCCCGAGGATGTGGAGCGCAACCCCGTCACGGGTGCGGTCTACGCGGTGATGACCAACAACAGCCGCCGCACCCCGGCCCAGGTAGACGCCGCCAACCCCCGCCCCGACAACCGCCACGGGCACATCATCGAGATTCTGGAGGCTGGCAACGACCCTACCTCCACCACCTTCCGCTGGGCCCTTTTCCTGGTAGCGGGCGAGCCCTCCGACCCCAGCACCTACTTTGCTGGCTTCCCCAAGGACAAGGTCTCGACCTTCTCCTGCCCGGACAACATCACCTTCGACCAAGCCGGCAACATGTGGATTGCCACCGACGGGCAGGACAGCTCGCTGCGCAAGAACGACGGGGTCTTTGCCGTGCCCACCCAGGGTCCCGAGCGCGGCTATGTGCGGCAGTTCATGTCGGCCCCGGTGGGAGCGGAGGTCTGCGGCCCCATCTTTACCCCCGACAACAAGAACTTCTTCGCCGGCATCCAGCACCCGGGCGAGGGGGGCACTTTGGAGAAGCCGGTGAGCACCTGGCCCGATGGCACCAACGTGCCCAGGCCCTCGGTGGTGGCGGTGCGCAAGCTGGACGGGGGCATCATCGGCGGCTAA
- a CDS encoding Rieske 2Fe-2S domain-containing protein: MKRRLLLKGLLGLWAGPGAAQQPRVRVAAVSQFPEVGSYVNFSYLNRPATVIRVAKPPHITPQYLQAGPDVYLSGYLRECPHNGCEVRFHPSASTLLVCYCHGSLFRRADGRLEAGVAGEDLPGLRLELEGEDVVVVGLANPA; this comes from the coding sequence ATGAAACGGCGCCTGCTCCTCAAGGGGCTGCTGGGGCTTTGGGCGGGCCCGGGCGCGGCGCAGCAGCCACGGGTGAGGGTCGCTGCGGTAAGCCAGTTTCCTGAGGTGGGGAGCTACGTCAACTTCAGCTATCTGAACAGACCGGCCACGGTTATTCGGGTAGCAAAGCCACCCCACATCACCCCGCAATACCTGCAGGCCGGGCCGGATGTATACCTGTCGGGCTACCTGCGCGAGTGCCCCCACAACGGCTGTGAGGTGCGCTTTCACCCTTCAGCGAGCACCCTTTTGGTCTGTTACTGCCACGGAAGTCTGTTCCGCCGGGCCGATGGGCGTTTGGAGGCAGGGGTTGCCGGCGAGGACCTGCCGGGCCTGCGGCTGGAGCTCGAGGGCGAAGATGTTGTGGTGGTAGGTCTGGCAAACCCTGCCTAA